One region of Chthoniobacterales bacterium genomic DNA includes:
- a CDS encoding threonine--tRNA ligase yields MTELERLRHSSAHVLATAILRIWPEAQFAAGPPVEQGFYYDVELPHRITPEDFERIEAEMKKETKANNVFERVEVTRDEAIAMAQEGRLAALGARPEPSKFKLDILQRIPEGEAITIYRNGDFTDLCAGPHVMRTGNIGAFKLTHVASAYYLGDEKNPQLQRIYGTAFKNKTAMDEYFAMLEEAKKRDHRRIGQEMGLFAMDPEFVGPGLPLWLPKGTAIVEELEKLAKETEFAAGYVRVRTPHLAREKMYRTSGHLPYYAESMFPAMTLDEDDVERRQLEEKLHDLTQPFGDACDRASAEFSFILPKEFTAQSVKKQIAQSGGIVPDYLQKVVDQGESIQKALNALSRPDRYYLKAMNCPHHHRIFAAEPHSYRDLPLRLAEYGCCYRYEQSGELFGLMRVRSLNMNDAHIYCTEEQFAEEFRAVNEMYLKYFAIFGLGKYQMRFSTHDPAKLGQKFVDEPELWKKTEDMVRRVLIESGINYVEVPNEAAFYGPKIDVQVWSAIGREFTIATNQVDFAVPRKFGLVYRDRDNAEKTPLCIHRAPLGTHERFIGFLIEHYAGNFPLWLAPDQVRVITIGDDEALTTYAKAIHRELRANEVRADMDLGTDPIKAKIANAEKTKVHTMLVIGNRDLEAGAVSIRLHGKGNVGAKPKAEAIADIVAAIKERRA; encoded by the coding sequence ATGACCGAACTCGAACGCCTCCGCCACTCCAGCGCGCACGTCCTCGCCACCGCCATCCTGCGCATCTGGCCCGAGGCCCAATTCGCCGCCGGCCCGCCCGTCGAGCAGGGCTTCTACTACGACGTCGAGCTGCCCCACCGCATCACGCCCGAGGACTTCGAGCGCATCGAGGCCGAGATGAAGAAGGAGACGAAGGCCAACAACGTCTTCGAGCGCGTCGAGGTCACCCGCGACGAGGCCATCGCCATGGCGCAGGAAGGCCGGCTCGCCGCCCTCGGCGCCCGCCCCGAGCCCAGTAAATTCAAACTCGATATCCTCCAGCGCATCCCCGAGGGCGAGGCCATCACCATCTACCGCAACGGCGACTTCACCGACCTCTGCGCCGGCCCGCACGTCATGCGCACCGGCAACATCGGCGCCTTCAAATTGACCCACGTCGCCAGCGCCTACTACCTCGGCGACGAAAAGAACCCCCAGCTCCAGCGCATCTACGGCACCGCGTTCAAGAACAAGACCGCGATGGACGAATACTTCGCCATGCTCGAGGAGGCGAAGAAGCGCGACCACCGCCGGATCGGCCAGGAAATGGGCCTCTTCGCGATGGATCCTGAGTTCGTCGGCCCCGGCCTCCCGCTCTGGCTGCCGAAAGGCACCGCCATCGTCGAGGAGCTGGAGAAGCTCGCGAAGGAAACCGAATTCGCCGCCGGCTACGTCCGCGTCCGCACCCCGCACCTTGCGCGGGAGAAGATGTATCGCACGAGCGGCCACCTACCGTATTACGCGGAATCGATGTTCCCGGCGATGACTCTCGATGAAGACGACGTGGAGCGTCGCCAGCTTGAAGAGAAACTGCATGATCTCACCCAACCTTTCGGAGACGCGTGTGATCGTGCGTCCGCTGAATTCTCGTTTATCCTTCCAAAGGAGTTCACTGCGCAGTCGGTAAAGAAACAAATCGCGCAGTCGGGTGGAATTGTTCCGGACTATCTGCAGAAGGTTGTCGACCAAGGGGAGTCTATTCAGAAAGCGTTAAATGCTCTCAGCCGCCCTGATCGCTACTACCTCAAGGCGATGAACTGCCCGCATCACCACCGCATCTTTGCGGCGGAACCGCACAGTTATCGCGACCTGCCGTTGCGCCTTGCGGAATACGGCTGCTGCTACCGTTACGAGCAGAGCGGCGAGCTCTTCGGCCTCATGCGCGTGCGTTCGCTCAACATGAACGACGCGCACATCTACTGCACCGAGGAGCAGTTCGCCGAGGAGTTCCGCGCCGTGAACGAGATGTATCTCAAATACTTCGCCATCTTCGGCCTCGGCAAATACCAGATGCGCTTCAGCACGCACGACCCCGCCAAGCTCGGCCAGAAATTCGTCGACGAGCCCGAGCTCTGGAAAAAGACCGAGGACATGGTGCGCCGCGTCCTCATCGAGAGCGGCATCAACTACGTCGAGGTGCCGAACGAAGCCGCCTTCTATGGCCCGAAGATCGACGTCCAGGTCTGGAGCGCCATCGGCCGCGAATTCACCATCGCCACGAACCAGGTCGACTTCGCCGTCCCGCGCAAGTTCGGCCTCGTCTATCGCGACCGCGACAACGCCGAAAAGACCCCGCTCTGCATCCACCGCGCCCCGCTCGGCACGCACGAGCGCTTCATCGGCTTCCTCATCGAGCACTACGCCGGCAATTTCCCGCTCTGGCTCGCGCCCGACCAGGTCCGCGTCATCACCATCGGCGACGACGAAGCCCTCACGACCTACGCGAAGGCGATCCACCGCGAACTGCGCGCGAACGAAGTCCGCGCCGACATGGACCTCGGCACCGACCCGATCAAGGCCAAGATCGCGAACGCCGAAAAAACCAAGGTCCACACGATGCTGGTGATCGGCAACCGCGACCTCGAGGCCGGCGCCGTGAGCATCCGCCTTCACGGCAAAGGCAACGTCGGCGCGAAGCCGAAGGCCGAAGCCATCGCCGACATCGTCGCCGCGATCAAGGAACGCCGGGCGTAA
- a CDS encoding VOC family protein has translation MSTSENSGEYRSMKPGEISWQELITSDSAAAIAYYTKLFGWTTQPFRDGYTMFVQDGVPFGGVMEAPVAEIPTHWKTYVIVENLDASIAQATELGGTLCWGPEEIPDVGRIAIVQDPTGAVIGLHQQP, from the coding sequence ATGAGCACCTCCGAGAATTCCGGCGAGTATCGTTCCATGAAACCCGGCGAGATCAGCTGGCAGGAGCTCATCACGAGCGATTCGGCTGCGGCGATCGCCTACTACACGAAGCTCTTCGGCTGGACGACGCAGCCCTTCCGCGATGGCTACACGATGTTCGTGCAGGATGGCGTCCCATTCGGCGGTGTGATGGAGGCGCCGGTCGCCGAGATTCCCACGCATTGGAAGACCTACGTGATCGTCGAGAATCTCGACGCCTCGATCGCGCAGGCCACGGAACTCGGCGGCACGCTTTGCTGGGGGCCGGAGGAGATCCCCGACGTCGGTCGCATCGCCATCGTGCAGGATCCCACCGGCGCGGTGATCGGGTTGCACCAGCAGCCGTAA